The following are encoded in a window of Sminthopsis crassicaudata isolate SCR6 chromosome 5, ASM4859323v1, whole genome shotgun sequence genomic DNA:
- the LOC141542878 gene encoding stonustoxin subunit alpha-like — MAEKEVPTSLIWKSTMEVPALGRPLHLGTLYDCRSDTLIPGVTLWDKDTLERNVNIEDQYKTEFDIITSDSMEEKTNAMNITGELKASVLGGLVEVGGSGKYLCDTKTSQQQARITLKYSTTTQYCHLTMSHLGDENISYHDVFYNGTATHVVTAVLYGAQAFFVFDQKVSSNKNVKESEGMLKAAITKIPLVSVQIGAEIKMEERDIRSTKGFSCKFYGDFVLERNPVTYEDAVEVYASLPKLLKGRGVPLKVWLYPLEKLSSKAARLARGISMSLVWEAQDTLEKLCECDKRCNDMLEAPDLSVFSATKEKIRLFQELNRQHRQLLQKEIAKTLPLIRAGRAQEDELSSILSRESQSPFSPRRLSEFLAEKLFEMKVIKSYLTLLKELQVVADQNELDSVVLDSPHRFVLVFAFTSLQQESYLADWKQWLRDPTSFTPDCEQKIYSSWVKDTETRRKATQLAESFSAFARANHSTEKTQFIVASVPEQEKQGVSIYLYEKGLLVSSDFELPVKPPPPQIVEIAQASVEIILTPANGRDDKITGYQVEYQVLGQEDWTVIPVSGKPDVFKVSGLEPSTDYLFKFAEVCELGHSESSDVSTTVKTLPSPCPPRKPKIVIVGTDYAILRWEHLDVCGVHDKIKEYKIEYKEEEKAADEKGKGKWYEQRTLCGVSCWGIVGLTPGTVYRFRISAVYDDGSTGNSSDKSNSVMIPFATNGHLVYAAFAYGLFREFRHSFRSQITTEET; from the exons ATGGCAGAGAAAGAAGTTCCCACCAGCCTGATCTGGAAGAGCACAATGGAGGTCCCAGCTCTTGGTCGTCCCTTACATCTGGGAACACTATATGATTGTCGCTCGGATACCCTCATCCCAG GTGTCACCTTATGGGACAAAGACACTCTAGAGAGAAATGTGAACATAGAAGATCAATACAAGACTGAGTTTGACATTATCACCTCTGACTCCATGGAGGAAAAGACCAATGCCATGAACATCACTGGAGAGCTAAAAGCAAGTGTCCTTGGGGGCCTGGTTGAAGTAGGAGGCTCTGGCAAATATTTATGTGATACCAAGACCTCCCAACAGCAAGCTCGCATTACTCTCAAATACAGTACGACTACCCAATATTGCCACCTAACCATGAGCCACCTGGGGGATGAGAATATTTCTTATCATGATGTGTTTTATAATGGAACTGCCACCCACGTGGTCACTGCAGTGCTCTATGGGGCCCAGGCTTTCTTTGTGTTTGATCAGAAAGTTTCCTCcaataaaaatgtcaaagaatCAGAAGGAATGTTGAAAGCAGCCATCACAAAGATTCCCCTAGTATCAGTTCAAATTGGGGCAGAgataaaaatggaagagagagacaTAAGATCAACTAAAGGGTTCAGCTGTAAATTTTATGGAGATTTTGTTCTTGAGAGAAATCCAGTGACTTATGAAGATGCAGTAGAGGTCTATGCTTCCCTTCCTAAGCTGCTTAAGGGCCGTGGGGTGCCGCTCAAAGTCTGGTTGTACCCTCTGGAGAAGCTGAGCTCCAAGGCTGCCAGGCTGGCTCGAGGGATCAGCATGAGTTTGGTATGGGAAGCCCAGGACACTCTGGAGAAGTTATGTGAGTGTGACAAGAGGTGCAATGACATGCTGGAGGCACCAGATCTTTCAGTCTTTTCTGCAACCAAGGAAAAGATCAGGCTTTTTCAGGAGTTAAATAGGCAGCACAGACAGCTTTtacagaaggaaatagccaaGACCTTACCCCTGATCCGGGCAGGCAGAGCACAGGAAGATGAGCTAAGCAGTATTTTATCCAGGGAAAGCCAGTCCCCATTTAGCCCCAGGAGACTCTCTGAATTTCTAGCTGAGAAGCTCTTTGAGATGAAGGTGATAAAGTCCTACCTCACCCTTCTGAAGGAGCTGCAGGTCGTAGCTGACCAGAATGAGTTGGACAGTGTGGTATTGGACTCTCCCCACAGATTTGTCCTGGTGTTTGCATTCACCTCCTTGCAGCAGGAATCCTACTTAGCAGATTGGAAACAGTGGCTTCGGGATCCAACATCATTCACTCCTGACTGTGAGCAAAAGATTTATTCCTCATGGGTCAAGGACACAGAGACAAGGAGAAAAGCCACACAATTGGCAGAATCCTTTTCAGCATTTGCCAGGGCCAATCATTCCACTGAGAAGACTCAGTTCATTGTGGCATCTGTCCCAGAGCAGGAGAAGCAGGGGGTCTCCATTTATCTTTATGAAAAGGGACTGCTGGTCAGCTCTGACTTTGAGCTTCCAGTCAAACCTCCTCCTCCGCAGATAGTTGAGATCGCACAAGCCAGTGTTGAGATCATACTGACCCCAGCTAATGGGAGGGACGACAAGATCACTGGCTATCAGGTAGAGTACCAGGTTTTAGGGCAAGAGGATTGGACCGTCATCCCTGTGTCTGGAAAGCCGGACGTCTTCAAAGTGAGTGGCCTTGAACCTAGCACAGATTATCTGTTCAAGTTTGCTGAGGTTTGTGAGCTGGGGCACAGTGAGAGCAGTGATGTGAGCACTACTGTGAAAACACTTCCCTCACCCTGCCCTCCTAGAAAGCCAAAGATTGTCATTGTGGGAACAGATTATGCAATCCTGCGCTGGGAGCATCTAGATGTTTGTGGAGTACATGACAAGATCaaggaatataaaatagagtataaagaggaagagaaggctgcagatgaaaaggggaaaggaaagtggTATGAACAAAGAACACTATGTGGTGTGAGTTGTTGGGGCATTGTTGGATTGACTCCTGGGACTGTGTACAGATTCCGAATTTCTGCTGTATATGATGATGGCTCTACTGGTAACAGTAGTGACAAGAGTAACTCTGTGATGATCCCCTTTGCTACAAATGGACATTTAGTATATG